From Schizosaccharomyces pombe strain 972h- genome assembly, chromosome: II, the proteins below share one genomic window:
- the gpi14 gene encoding pig-M family mannosyltransferase has translation MITFLEVFVYFYFFPLLVFITLQYPRWTFNKWKALLPVSAYISFYFIIISSFSTHLNILYFNLSKSMVSFAQVPLEEYLNLLGHSLLTSIIYVMLKRRFYEQSVYNAKNGMLVYVNAIFAVVGIYCSVVHKSILQIGVTLTFICPMLSFLLCFRIIISQKAALVSIGISTLYYCFVQFMEVKSALISYDRSLFKFYPIDLFVLLLSQSFICIIAFGVSDFINFQKEERNFRGKSNSAFYNDFIQSFKSEDLIQEYESSLLLEPSLRLRISYLALFLKNTLQFGYIRKKENVNLNLVKTPKYDDLTKMNLSSSTANTLIKGIQSYNFQNYEKAYSLLAAGVTNSLLEWTNTSVSDKEYLRIQCFIQSCLQYRLTQDEKYLIDLDVKVCSLFNTSAREALIHYAKAMKLLSKYNSRENMITKLRESSLYLLYAPTDAFLLLLLGLLMRLVLLNYGIWHDRRSALKFTDIDYFVFSDASKYVSIGMSPYMRDTYRYTPMLAILLLPTQYGFPSWGKYLFSISDLIAGWLMIKLLSRRISYKRSLIYSSFWILNPFVAIISTRGNCEAILGILSIALLYLIEKKSVWLASLILGFSVHFKIYPFMYGIAFLVYFSKPKKGSTFMEKFLSLLSINQLKIVVGSLFMFTICNLLMYYLYGSPFLEHTYLYHFGRTDHRHNFSLHHLNLYYESSFGAKASSLFAFLPQLSLCMLIPLVFGKKNLPGTLFAQTFAFVTFNKVCTSQYFMWYLVFLPLVLPNSKLLSKKGLICLSLWIIGQLLWLISAYNLEMLGKSVFIPLWLSGLLFFFFNVYELKIILDSL, from the exons ATGATTACATTCCTTGaagtatttgtttacttctATTTCTTCCCGCTGTTAGTCTTCATCACATTGCAGTATCCACGATGGACGTTTAATAAATGGAAAGCTTTACTACCAGTATCTGCctatatttctttttacttcatTATAATATCCTCTTTTTCTACTCacttaaatattttatatttcaacCTGTCCAAGTCTATGGTTAGTTTTGCACAGGTACCCCTTGAAGAGTATCTGAATTTGTTAGGTCATTCACTACTTACATCCATTATTTATGTTATGCTTAAGAGAAGATTCTACGAGCAATCCGTTTACAACGCAAAGAATGGCATGCTTGTTTATGTCAATGCCATTTTTGCTGTAGTAGGTATTTATTGTTCGGTAGTTCATAAATCCATTCTGCAAATTGGAGTCACATTAACATTTATTTGTCCTatgctttcatttttgctttgttttCGTATAATTATATCTCAAAAGGCTGCATTAGTGAGCATAGGTATTAGTACTTTGTACTACTGTTTTGTTCAATTCATGGAAGTGAAATCTGCTTTAATTTCATATGATCGTTCTCTTTTTAAGTTCTACCCCATTGATCTCtttgttttgcttttgtcTCAGAGCTTCATCTGTATTATAGCGTTTGGTGTTTCcgattttattaattttcagAAGGAGGAACGTAATTTTCGAGGAAAATCTAATTCAGCATTTTATAACGATTTCATTcaatctttcaaaagtgAGGATTTGATCCAGGAATATGAatcttctcttttattaGAACCATCACTTCGTTTGCGAATTAGTTACCTTGcgctttttttaaaaaatactttgCAGTTCGGATACATAcggaaaaaggaaaatgtaaatttgAATCTCGTAAAAACTCCTAAGTATGACGATTTAACGAAAATGAACCTCAGTTCTTCGACTGCTAATACACTAATCAAAGGTATTCAATCATAcaactttcaaaattatgaaAAGGCATATTCTTTACTAGCTGCTGGAGTTACCAATTCTTTGCTTGAATGGACAAACACTAGTGTCTCAGATAAAGAATATTTGCGAATTCAGTGCTTTATTCAATCTTGCTTGCAATATCGTTTAACCCAGGATGAAAAATATCTCATTGATTTGGATGTGAAAGTTTGCAGTCTATTCAATACAAGTGCTCGTGAAGCTCTTATCCATTATGCAAAAGCTATGAAATTACTGTCAAAGTACAATAGTCGTGAAAATATGATTACCAAATTACGTGAAAGTAGTTTATATCTCCTATATGCGCCTACTGATgcatttcttttacttttattggGTCTATTGATGAGACTTGTATTGTTGAATTATGGTATTTGGCATGATAGACGATCTGCCCTTAAATTTACGGACATCGATTATTTCGTGTTTTCGGACGCATCAAAATATGTCTCCATAGGAATGTCACCGTATATGCGTGACACATATCGCTATACTCCAATGTTGGCAATTTTGCTTCTTCCTACTCAATACGGATTTCCGTCGTGGggtaaatatttgttttcaatatcAGACTTAATTGCTGGGTGGCTTATGATTAAGCTCTTATCTAGGAGGATATCTTACAAAAGGTCGTTAATTTACTCTTCCTTCTGGATATTGAACCCATTCGTCGCCATAATCAGTACTCGAGGGAATTGTGAAGCCATTCTTGGTATATTGAGCATTGCTTTGTTGTATTTgatcgaaaaaaaatcagttTGGCTAGCTAGCCTAATACTTGGGTTTTCTGtgcattttaaaatttaccCATTTATGTATGGGATTGCTTTCTtagtatatttttcaaaaccaaaaaaaggGTCCACTTTCATGGAAAAATTTCTATCTTTATTATCGATTAATCAGTTAAAGATTGTTGTTGGttctttgtttatgttTACGATATGTAATTTATTGATGTATTACCTTTACGGGTCTCCATTCCTTGAACATACATATCTTTACCACTTTGGTAGAACAGATCATCGACATAATTTCTCTCTACATCATTTAAACTTATACTATGAATCATCTTTCGGAGCAAAAGCGTCTTCTTTATTTGCATTTCTGCCGCAGTTAAGTTTGTGCATGCTAATACCCTTGGtctttggaaaaaagaatttaccTGGGACTCTATTTGCCCAAACATTTGCATTTGTAACCTTTAATAAGGTTTGTACCAGTCAG TATTTTATGTGGTATCTAGTATTTCTACCTCTGGTTTTACCAAACTCTAAGCTTTTAAGTAAGAAGGGACTTATTTGTCTGTCTCTGTGGATTATTGGTCAGCTGTTATGGCTTATTAGTGCATACAATTTAGAAATGTTGGGAAAATCGGTATTTATACCTCTTTGGCTTTCCGgcttacttttttttttttttaatgtttatgaattaaaaataatattagaTTCTTTGTAG
- the msd1 gene encoding microtubule-anchoring factor Msd1 — protein sequence MTTPIVFCNPSNIEESLLYINKSLFSKGVIQAEKLRLSHDIRDNCNIVNIIYRLLRATDEERLEKESLLDAIKNNEYEKQRDNNTIKRLKNELELYQNECQLQLNKVRTLERDQAELITQNKGLKDVNAKNELTLKALKNQLSVSLRQHEQQMETLKGNYGLVKARKGRNLNSMLIVKEPIKQNTNAPILPETASFLQQNDENSNFLNSRVNNDEFQLLKGLNNELKKSNGTLLTCLSGTLNSLVEMLSPLYERPNSNPFEVCELNAILLDAKIQNQLLFIRNLLHERKYVSIDELDAILEENEKNKHLINILQKENKRVFEFLTNMHDKF from the coding sequence ATGACCACCCCCATTGTTTTTTGCAACCCCAGCAATATAGAAGAAAGCCTTTTGTATATTAacaaatctttattttccaaaggAGTAATACAAGCTGAAAAGTTACGCCTTTCTCATGACATTCGTGATAATTGCAACATAGTGAACATCATATATCGTTTATTAAGAGCAACTGACGAAGAACGTTTAGAAAAGGAATCTCTTCTTGAtgctattaaaaataatgaatatgAAAAGCAAAGAGATAACAATACAATAAAACGGCTCAAAAATGAGTTGGAGCTTTATCAAAACGAATGTCAATTGCAACTGAATAAAGTTAGAACACTGGAAAGAGATCAAGCTGAATTAATTACACAAAATAAAGGTTTGAAAGATGTAAATgctaaaaatgaattgacTTTGAAGGCATTAAAGAATCAATTATCTGTTTCATTACGCCAGCATGAGCAACAAATGGAGACTTTGAAAGGTAACTATGGACTAGTGAAAGCTCGAAAAGGAAGAAACCTAAATAGTATGTTAATCGTTAAAGAGCCTATTAAGCAAAACACAAATGCCCCCATACTACCTGAGACCGCTTCATTTTTGCAACAGAATGATGAAAATTCCAATTTCCTTAACAGTAGGGTGAATAACGATGAATTTCAATTGTTAAAAGGATTAAATAacgaattgaaaaaaagtaacGGAACACTTTTGACATGTTTAAGTGGTACCTTGAATTCACTGGTAGAGATGTTAAGTCCTTTATACGAACGTCCTAACTCGAACCCGTTTGAAGTATGTGAACTGAATGCTATCCTTCTTGAtgcaaaaattcaaaatcaGCTGCTTTTTATTCGTAATCTGTTGCATGAACGTAAATATGTTTCAATTGATGAATTGGATGCAATATTAGAGGAAAAcgagaaaaataaacatttgaTAAACATTCTTCAAAAGGAGAACaaaagagtttttgaatttttaacaaatatGCACGACAAATTTTGA
- the vrp1 gene encoding verprolin, which produces MAPAPPPPPPAPAPAAAAPAPPLMTGDRSALLNSIQKGKKLKKATTNDRSAPVVGGGVVGERKSNTPKSFAAPPVPTGAPSLPTSSNNTQQAEERPSMPALGGLFAGGMPKLRHIGKSSASAAPPSAPAPPTPQSELRPPTSAPPRPSIPPPSPASAPPIPSKAPPIPSSLPPPAQPAAPVKSPPSAPSLPSAVPPMPPKVPPPPLSQAPVANTSSRPSSFAPPAGHAPNVTSESPKFPNRGPSIPSASVPPVPPSSYVLQQRPNRVDDHGRFHFKDDSYLPIPHPFLGVPKVYRGGSGTTVPLNLSSF; this is translated from the exons ATGGCACCTGCACCACCGCCTCCTCCTCCAGCACCAGCGcctgctgctgctgctcCGGCCCCCCCTCTAATGACCGGAGATCGATCAGCTCTGCTCAATTCTATCCAGAAAGGAaagaaactaaaaaaaGCTACAACGAACGACCGATCGGCTCCCGTTGTCGGAGGAGGTGTCGTAGGCGAACGTAAATCTAACACTCCAAAAAGCTTTGCTGCTCCTCCTGTACCCACAGGCGCACCCTCTTTACCGacttcttcaaataataCTCAGCAAGCAGAAGAGAGACCTTCCATGCCTGCATTAGGAGGTTTATTTGCTGGCGGCATGCCTAAGCTTCGTCATATTGGAAAGTCAAGTGCTTCAGCCGCACCACCTTCCGCTCCTGCTCCTCCTACTCCACAATCTGAGTTGCGTCCGCCAACAAGTGCGCCCCCTCGACCTTCAATTCCTCCACCATCTCCTGCATCTGCTCCACCTATTCCTTCAAAGGCACCTCCTATTCCATCGTCTCTACCTCCACCTGCACAACCTGCTGCACCGGTGAAATCTCCTCCTTCAGCTCCTTCATTGCCCTCAGCGGTACCTCCGATGCCACCTAAAGTTCCTCCACCTCCTCTATCTCAAGCTCCTGTTGCTAATACATCATCACGCccttcttcttttgctcCACCAGCAGGACATGCACCTAACGTTACATCAGAATCTCCTAAATTTCCTAATAGAGGTCCATCCATTCCTTCAGCTTCTGTTCCTCCAGTTCCTCCATCTTCTTACGTCTTGCAGCAGCGACCTAATCGTG TTGATGATCATGGAAGATTCCACTTTAAGGATGATAGTTACTTACCAATTCCTCATCCCTTTCTTGGAGTCCCTAAAGTTTATCGGGGTGGTAGTGGCACTACGGTCCCTTTGAATCTCTCTTCATTTtaa
- the leo1 gene encoding RNA polymerase II-associated Paf1 complex protein Leo1, with protein MSDSKEDIRNGQEEDDLFSENEDNHTSQQDELINGHIENDSETAVSDDGLFSNTEEATEAPEADVPVKKVLEVAVPNFKSPASASNDVFHAHIPNFLSVEQTPYDPEQYAAEAEADAALLEHDAHWGQRIKHKVDNTVRWRLGPSGSYQSNAQIVQWSDGSYSLRIGNDIYDTQNKLISQPTFVTASHEAQHLLRVQTSFKSSFTFLPSAINTATRSKLPSMRLTTVQVPSRSVQEIIIEKDPELLKRQAEKYEEERSRARRRLEKRKQLNNYQNGTGEEEEDYSSFYGPRSTYSEQNEIIDSDRMDRLKRIKQEGAGQYRGYNKDLEENEEDDLGDFIAEEEEEEEQEEEQEEDEEDEEEVGAGSDIKGFDADKEASVARATINKYEDDEVIPSAVETDRSETVTETSVGDGSVQRRVKRRIVESDSE; from the exons ATGTCGGATTCTAAAGAAGACATCCGCAACGGTCAAGAGGAAGATGATTTGTTTAGTGAGAATGAAGACAATCATACTTCGCAGCAAGATGAACTTATAAATGGCCATATAGAAAACGATAGTGAAACAGCCGTTAGCGATGACGGCTTGTTTTCGAATACAGAAGAGGCTACTGAAGCCCCTGAAGCAGA TGTTCCTGTAAAGAAAGTCCTTGAAGTCGCTGTTCCCAATTTCAAATCACCAGCTTCTGCTAGTAATGACGTGTTTCATGCTCATATTCCAAATTTCCTTTCTGTGGAACAGACTCCGTACGATCCAGAGCAGTACGCCGCGGAAGCCGAAGCAGATGCAGCTTTATTAGAACACGACGCGCATTGGGGTCAAAGAATAAAACATAAAGTTGATAATACTGTCCGCTGGCGATTGGGGCCGTCTGGAAGCTATCAATCGAATGCGCAAATTGTACAATGGTCTGATGGTTCATATTCACTTCGCATTGGTAACGACATATATGATAcccaaaataaattaatatctCAACCAACTTTTGTTACTGCCTCACATGAAGCACAACATTTACTGAGAGTTCAAACATCCTTCAAAAGCAGTTTTACATTCCTCCCTTCAGCCATTAACACTGCTACAAGATCAAAATTGCCATCTATGCGTCTCACCACAGTCCAGGTTCCTAGTCGAAGCGTACaagaaattattattgAAAAGGATCCAGAACTACTAAAGCGTCAGGCTGAAAAATATGAGGAGGAACGAAGTCGAGCTCGGCGACGTttagagaaaagaaagcaattgAACAATTATCAGAATGGAACaggagaagaagaagaggattACTCTTCCTTCTACGGTCCCCGTTCTACTTATAGCGAACAAAATGAAATCATTGACAGTGACCGTATGGATCGTTTAAAACGAATTAAACAAGAAGGAGCTGGTCAATATCGTGGTTATAATAAGGATCtggaagaaaatgaagaagatgacCTTGGTGACTTTATAGCggaagaggaagaggaagaggaaCAAGAAGAGGaacaagaagaagatgaagaggatgaagaagaagttgGAGCTGGCTCCGATATAAAAGGATTTGATGCGGATAAAGAAGCAAGTGTAGCACGAGCTactattaataaatatgaaGACGATGAGGTAATTCCTAGCGCAGTGGAAACTGACAGATCCGAGACCGTTACAGAGACTTCTGTCGGTGATGGTTCTGTACAAAGAAGAGTGAAGCGTCGGATTGTTGAGAGCGATAGCGAATAA